The sequence CCGCGGGCCGATACCGCGCTCGTATCGGCCCGTATTGTATGCATCCGCGCACTTCATGCTCAATCGAGAGGCATATCGCTTTGATTTCAGCATCGGCGCTCGGGGACATCCACTCTGGACAAACCCTGGCGGGACCACGCCTGGAGCAGCCTCGACGGGCTCGATTCTCCAAGTCGGATATCCATTCTGGATAAAGTACGGGGGGCAGCCGGACCCGGTCGATGTATTCTCCCACGTCGAGGGGGCCGCGGGCCTCGCCGCAAACGGCCGCGCGAACCGCGGCGAACAGGGAGGAAAACCATGAAACGCGCTCTGATCACGTCGCTTCTGGCTTCGGTCGCGCTCGCTGGCGCAGCCGTCGCGGAGGAGCCCATCCGCATCGGCATCACCCAGAACAACGTCGGCGTCGACAGCTACCAGACGACCTACGAGAAGGCCTTCATCGAGGCGGCCGAGGCCGATCCGATGGTCGAGGCCGTCGTCCTCGACGCCGGCGGCGACGTCGCGCGCCAGATCGGCCAGGTGCAGGATCTCGTCCAGCAGGGCGTCGACGCCATCATCATCTGGCCGACCAACGGCCAGGCCGTCGTGCCGGTGGTGCGCCAGGCGCATCAGGCCGGCATTCCGGTCGTCGTCACCAACAGCCAGATCGCGGAGGCGGGCTTCGACTTCATCGCCTCCTTCTCCGGCCCCGACAACATCACCCAGGGCCAGTACGCCGCGGAGATGATGTGCGATGCGCTCGACGGCTCCGGCCGCGTCGTGCAGATCGCCGGCCAGCCGGGCTACACGACCGCCATCGAGCGCCAGAAGGGCTTCGAGGACGCGCTCGCCGAGCAGTGCCCCGACATCGAGATCGTCGAGACGCAGCCCGGCGACTGGAACCGCGAGAAGGCCCAGCGGGTGATGGAGAACTTCCTCACCAAGTACGACGACATCGACGGCGTCTATTCCGGCGACGACAACATGGGCGTGGGCGCCCTCAACGCCGCCAAGGCGGCGGGCCGCGACGACCTCGTCTTCATCGGCGCGACCAACTTCGCGGTGGGCTACGATGCGATGGGCCGGGGCGAATACTGGGGCTCGGTCTACCAGTCTCCGGTGGAGGACGCCCGCAACGCGCTCGCCACCGCCAAGTCCGTGGTGATGGGCGAGGAAGTGCCCTTCCTCAACTACTTCGATACTCCGAAGATCACCCAGGACAACATGAGCGAGTACGACCGGCCGGTCTTCTGATCGGTTCCCGGGCGGGAGCGGGCGCCGGTTCGGCCGGCGTCCGCGACCTGTCCGTTTCGGACAATCGAATCGCTCGCTCGAGCCGCGCGACGGGGCGCAGATCCCGGGCGTCGGCGAGCGCGTCGCGAGCCCGGGCGGGCTCGACGGGGCGTCGGAGGAAACGGATCATGGCGAAGACCGAGGTGAAGACCGGCGGCGCGCTCGCCGTCCCCGCGCGGCGCGACCTTCGGCCGACGCGCGAGAGCGTGGTGCATCTCCTGCAGACGAAGGGGCTCGTGATCGCCTTCGCGCTCTTCCTCGTCGCGTTCTCGCTGGCGAGCGACCGCTTCGCGAGCGTCGACAACGTCTCCACCGTGCTGCGCCAGATGGCGATCGTCGGCACCATCGCGGTGGGCGTCACCATCGTCGTCATCGGCGGCAATCTCGATCTCTCGGTCGGCTCGCTCCTCTCCTTCACGACGGTGCTGGTGGTCGACCTGCACGACAAGATCGGCCCCGGCCCGGCGATCGTGATCATGTTCGCCGCCGCCCTGGCGGTCGGCTGCGTCAACGGCTTGCTCGTCGGCTTCGCGCGGCTCAACTCGCTGATCGTCACGCTCGGCATGCTCTCGGCCATCCAGGGGCTGACGCTGATCTATTCCGGCGGGCAGAACGTCGACATCGTCGATCAGGAAGGGACCTGGTTTTCCTTCTTCGGGCGCGACTTTCTCCTCGGCCTCGCGGTGCCCACCTGGATCTTTCTCACGCTCGCCGTCGTCTTCCACGTCGTGCTGACCCGCACGAGCTTCGGGCGCAAGGTCTTCGCTGTGGGCGGCAACCCGACGGCGGCGGCCTTCTCGGGCGTGCGCCGGGCGCGGGTCGTGTTCTCCACCTACCTGATCTCGGCCTTCTGCGTCGCCTGCGCGGCGCTCATCCTGGGCAGCCGCGTCATGGGCAGCCAGAACAACGTCGGCCAGGGCTACGAGCTGATCGTGCTCGCCGGCGTGATCCTGGGGGGCACCTCGCTCCTCGGCGGCTCGGGCTCGATCCCCAAGACCGTGGTGGGCGTGCTGATCCTGGGCTTCATCCAGAATGGCCTCCTGCTGCTCGGCTATCCCTACTACACGCAGTGGCTCGTCACCTGGGTCGTCATCATCCTCGCGGTCTGGCTCGACGTGGCGTCGAAGCGCGGCCGCCTGTTCACCACGACGAGTTGAGGGAGGCCGACATGACCACGAGCCCGTATCGC comes from Salinarimonas sp. and encodes:
- a CDS encoding sugar ABC transporter substrate-binding protein; the protein is MKRALITSLLASVALAGAAVAEEPIRIGITQNNVGVDSYQTTYEKAFIEAAEADPMVEAVVLDAGGDVARQIGQVQDLVQQGVDAIIIWPTNGQAVVPVVRQAHQAGIPVVVTNSQIAEAGFDFIASFSGPDNITQGQYAAEMMCDALDGSGRVVQIAGQPGYTTAIERQKGFEDALAEQCPDIEIVETQPGDWNREKAQRVMENFLTKYDDIDGVYSGDDNMGVGALNAAKAAGRDDLVFIGATNFAVGYDAMGRGEYWGSVYQSPVEDARNALATAKSVVMGEEVPFLNYFDTPKITQDNMSEYDRPVF
- a CDS encoding ABC transporter permease, which codes for MAKTEVKTGGALAVPARRDLRPTRESVVHLLQTKGLVIAFALFLVAFSLASDRFASVDNVSTVLRQMAIVGTIAVGVTIVVIGGNLDLSVGSLLSFTTVLVVDLHDKIGPGPAIVIMFAAALAVGCVNGLLVGFARLNSLIVTLGMLSAIQGLTLIYSGGQNVDIVDQEGTWFSFFGRDFLLGLAVPTWIFLTLAVVFHVVLTRTSFGRKVFAVGGNPTAAAFSGVRRARVVFSTYLISAFCVACAALILGSRVMGSQNNVGQGYELIVLAGVILGGTSLLGGSGSIPKTVVGVLILGFIQNGLLLLGYPYYTQWLVTWVVIILAVWLDVASKRGRLFTTTS